The Candidatus Defluviibacterium haderslevense DNA window GCATTTCTTTTATTTGATTAAATATGATATATCCTAATTTGAAGTAAAGTTATCAATAAATCAATGAAAATCAAAATTATTCTAGCAATCAAGTCTATTTATTATAATTTCTTAATATGTTACTCCATTTAAACATGAACTCCGCCCTTATTGATGGACTTAGATATTGAATTCTGAGATTCATTTTAGTTTTTTTTAAAAAAATTAATAAGCTTTTAATCTTAAACTAAAGACCAAGTTATACATTTAAAAAACACTTCAACTTAATTAACATTTATGTATAATTTAAGTAGGCTTCAAATTATTTGGGCAATTTATTTATATCATTAATTTTGCTTTTATCAGATTACATTGTCTCACTGCACAAATTGAAAAAGCCAAAAAAAATGATTTATACCCATATAAGCATTTGAGTCTAAACCTTTCAACATGATAGTGTATCAACCCTTCATAAAGGTGGAAATTTTTTCCATAATTTTTTCAACCAATCCTTGGATATTTCCCTTGTCTCCAGTTAATTGAAATTCACCTAAAGAATTAGTGCCTAAAAATACTCTAGCTCTTAAGTTTATGTTATTTCCGGTTACATTGTATAAACCTTTTATTGAATATGCATTTTCATATTCATTGACATCCACATATATTAATTCAGCATCTGCACCCTGCGCAGTTAGTTCTCTAAAATATTCTGCAAGTGTATGTGTAATATTTAGATGATCGGACATATTCTTTTCATCTAAAAAGATATTTCTAATAAATACAGGTTTGGGTTGGGCTAGTTTTATTTTAACCGTAGAATCAACAATACCAATATCAAAGCTTCCTCCCCCATGTGGAAATGCAACAATGGGAACTTGGATTTTATTAATACTCTTAGCATATTCCGGAACCTTGTCCAGTGCATATTGAAAAAGTAAAGACAAATCAACTCTTTTATCTTCTGTAACAGACAATCCACTCATCCCTTGCAGCAAACTATAAGTCAATAAACCCTGCCCATATTTACTAGCCTCATAACTAACTGCGTCTGCAGCACTTCCCGAAATAATAAAAATACCTGATCTATCTTTCATCCGATCCAACGCTCTAATTTGTGATGGACTCAAATCTTTTGCTCCTAATGAAGATAAAGCTTCAACTGCTTTTCCCGAATGGCAAGCATCAAATATAACAACTTCTTTATGAGCAGGAATGGCCGTTAACCACTTAGTCAAATCACCTGATGACACCGTATAATTATTTCTTATTTCTGGATCACTTAAATTTTCACTTCCAATGTCCTTGGTTAAATAATAAAATTGATTTTTTTCTGCTTGCCCATAAGTTGTTCCATGGCCAGAAAAATAACAAATAACCACATCTCCAGTTCCTGCTTTTTCAGCAAATTCTTTAAGCGTTTTTTCTATATTAGCTCGAGTTGAAATATCCTGAGAAATCTTACCTGCAGTTGATAATACCCTGATATAAACCCGGTCATCAAATAACCTAGATCCTACTGCTTGAAGTCCATGCGCCATTGCAGCAGCATCCAAATCAGGAAACCTTAAATCCAAATTAGTCCCTGAATAATCAGAAGTACCGACTACTAATGCATACAAATGGGGCTTGCCTTTATGAATGATGGTTTTTGGATTAGCTACATTAGTTTCTGATCCTTTACTACCTTTATAGGGAAAATAAAAAAAATCGTGAGCATGACTTTCCAACCACCCCTCCTCATTGTATACCCTTAAGGTTATTACATTGGTATCCTCTTCATAAAATTTTAGATATGTTTTTAAATCAATTTGAATTTCAGTTTTTCTGCTTGGATTAGCATCTTCAATGACTTCTTTATGATTAATAAAAAAACTTAGTTTACCTATTCCTCCAGATCGTGCAAGAAATTTCACACGTAATAAATCACCCTCAATTTTACCTTCTAAATCCGGATATAAAGCTATACTTTTTAATGCTGGCACATCATGGTATTCAGTTTCTATTAATCCAAAAGTTTCTTCAAGTAATCCTGGTTCATAATACCGCTCTTTTAATTGTTCAAGCGCAATATCCTCCAATCCAACCTCATAATCCATATGCAACATGGCACCTTCAGAAGCATCAAACAATCCATGTGGTGTAGTAACTACCCAATCGGTATCATCTAAAGATATTAGATTTGCAACTTCTTTTCCAGTTTTACAATTCCATAATTTCGTGGTTTCATCTTCACTTGCAGATAACAAAAATCTGCTATCTGGTGAAAAATCTAAAGAATATACTTTTGAAGTATGTCCTTCAAGATAAATAGTAGTTTTATTGGAAAGATTAATCAATTCAATGCCACCGTCATGATTACCTGATGCAATTAAATTTCCGTCTGATGAACTCGCGACTGACAATAATTTATTTTTTAATTTTCCAAGTGTTTGGACTTTTTTTCCAGACTTAAGATCCCATATATTTATTTGTCCACTATTATTTGTTGTAAATAACTGCTTGCTGTCAAAGGATACTGATAAACTATTTATAACAGATTTGGTATTAAAATTAAAAATCAATGATCCGAATAAATCGAAATGCTTGACTACACCATTCTTGCTGGCTGTCACAATAGATTTGCCATCAGGTAAAAAAACAGCTGAACTTACTTCTTCTTCTTGCTTAAACATTTGTAATTCCTTACCAGTCAAATCCCACAATTTTGTACATCCGGTCAAACAACCTGTTAATATTGAATTACCATCACTTGAAAATGAAACAGAATTTACTTCATCAGGTAATTCAAATGATCTAATTTCTTTACCATGTTTATCCCATAACTTTGCAGTTTTATCTTCGCTACCGGTAAGTAAATATTGACCATTTGGTGAAGCCGCAACAGAAACAACTCGTTTTTTATGACCTACAAAATTATGGTATTTATAATTAAGTATATCCCAGAGCTTAGCTGTATTGTCGCCATTTCCAGTTAAAATAAAATTCCCATCTTTTGAAAAACATGCAGCATGAATATCATGTGAATGCCCTTGAAAATGTTGCACTAGATGACCATTTAAATCAAACATATTCAAAGTCTTGTCGTCACTTCCAGACAAGATAGCCTTTCCATTGGGAGAAAAACACAATGAAGTCAAACCCCATTCATGTGCTTTAAATTCCTGCAGGACCTTTCCAGATTTATTCCATATCTTTACTTTCCCATCGTAGCACCCAGAAACTATGGTTTGATTATCAGGTGAAAAATCACAAGAATGTACTTTTCCTGGATGTTTGATCACTTGTAATATATCTCCATGAGTATTCCACAAAATTGCGGTACTGTCATCACCACCAGTAACTAAATATTCATGGTCTAAACATAAACTTACATGTTTGACTGATCCCTTATGCCCAATTAATGTACTAAGTTTATTACCAGATAAATCCCAAACAACAGCTGTGCTATCATCGCTACCCGTAAGAATAAATTTTCCATCACTAGAAAAGGATACACTATTAATCGCTTTCTTATGTGGAAAAGTATGTTCTAATTGGCCGCTTGTATTCCACAACTTAGCTGTATTATCACTACTCCCCGAGAGTATAGACTTTCCATTTGGAGAAAAAAACAAAGAATTGATTGAATTTTTATGAGCGTCGATTCTTACTACCAATTTCCCATCCACCGTAAAAATACTAATTTTTCCATCTTTACTGCCAGTTGCAATTTGCTTTTCGTCAGGCGAAAATGCAACCGCTAAAACTTCATGATTAAAATCAAACGTCTCTATTTCGAGACCATGTGTACTCCATACTTTAGCAGTATGATCTCTACTTCCGGACAAAATATATTTTCCATTTGCAGAACAACAAACTGAAGTAACTCCTTCCAGGTGACCTTTGGGTATTACTAAATGAGCAGGTTGGGATAATCCAACGAAAGAAAACGAAGTCAATATTAGAATAAAATAAAATTTCATATATTATATTTAAAACAAAATCCGTACAAATTACATGATAAATAACGGTTCAATTATAAAGCCAAATTTGAGTTAGTAATATTTTTCAATTAAGATTTTATCAAACTTTCAATTTTTTCAAAAGCTTTCTCATACAAATCCATATAGGGAGCTCTTGGACTCGTCACTTTAAAAACTTCATTACTAACTGGATCTTCGCCTTTAAACAATTTAAATTCTAAACGTAGTTCATTACCTACTACTTCATAATTACCTTGAATGGAATAAGCATTTGGATAACCATCATATTCAGTATAAATGAGTTCAGCGTTTGCACCTTGAGCCATAAACTGACCAAAATAATTAGAAAAACCGGCTACGATTTTATTTGGATCACCAAAACTTTTACTTTGAATTTTACTTTTTGCAAAAACCGGTTTTGATTTTACTTCAGGAATATCTAATATCGTATCAACCAATCCGATTTCAAAACTGCCTCC harbors:
- a CDS encoding caspase family protein; protein product: MKFYFILILTSFSFVGLSQPAHLVIPKGHLEGVTSVCCSANGKYILSGSRDHTAKVWSTHGLEIETFDFNHEVLAVAFSPDEKQIATGSKDGKISIFTVDGKLVVRIDAHKNSINSLFFSPNGKSILSGSSDNTAKLWNTSGQLEHTFPHKKAINSVSFSSDGKFILTGSDDSTAVVWDLSGNKLSTLIGHKGSVKHVSLCLDHEYLVTGGDDSTAILWNTHGDILQVIKHPGKVHSCDFSPDNQTIVSGCYDGKVKIWNKSGKVLQEFKAHEWGLTSLCFSPNGKAILSGSDDKTLNMFDLNGHLVQHFQGHSHDIHAACFSKDGNFILTGNGDNTAKLWDILNYKYHNFVGHKKRVVSVAASPNGQYLLTGSEDKTAKLWDKHGKEIRSFELPDEVNSVSFSSDGNSILTGCLTGCTKLWDLTGKELQMFKQEEEVSSAVFLPDGKSIVTASKNGVVKHFDLFGSLIFNFNTKSVINSLSVSFDSKQLFTTNNSGQINIWDLKSGKKVQTLGKLKNKLLSVASSSDGNLIASGNHDGGIELINLSNKTTIYLEGHTSKVYSLDFSPDSRFLLSASEDETTKLWNCKTGKEVANLISLDDTDWVVTTPHGLFDASEGAMLHMDYEVGLEDIALEQLKERYYEPGLLEETFGLIETEYHDVPALKSIALYPDLEGKIEGDLLRVKFLARSGGIGKLSFFINHKEVIEDANPSRKTEIQIDLKTYLKFYEEDTNVITLRVYNEEGWLESHAHDFFYFPYKGSKGSETNVANPKTIIHKGKPHLYALVVGTSDYSGTNLDLRFPDLDAAAMAHGLQAVGSRLFDDRVYIRVLSTAGKISQDISTRANIEKTLKEFAEKAGTGDVVICYFSGHGTTYGQAEKNQFYYLTKDIGSENLSDPEIRNNYTVSSGDLTKWLTAIPAHKEVVIFDACHSGKAVEALSSLGAKDLSPSQIRALDRMKDRSGIFIISGSAADAVSYEASKYGQGLLTYSLLQGMSGLSVTEDKRVDLSLLFQYALDKVPEYAKSINKIQVPIVAFPHGGGSFDIGIVDSTVKIKLAQPKPVFIRNIFLDEKNMSDHLNITHTLAEYFRELTAQGADAELIYVDVNEYENAYSIKGLYNVTGNNINLRARVFLGTNSLGEFQLTGDKGNIQGLVEKIMEKISTFMKG